In Streptomyces sp. NBC_00483, a single window of DNA contains:
- a CDS encoding TerD family protein — MGVSLSKGGNVSLSKEAPGLTAVVVGLGWDVRTTTGTDFDLDASAILTNAEGKVRNDQDFVFFNNLKSADGSVEHTGDNTTGEGEGDDEQVKVDLASVPADVDKIVFPVSIYDAESRQQSFGQVRNAFIRVVNQAGGTEIARYDLSEDASTETAMVFGELYRNGAEWKFRAVGQGYASGLRGIAQDFGVNV; from the coding sequence GTGGGAGTCAGCCTCAGCAAGGGCGGCAACGTATCGCTGAGCAAGGAGGCCCCTGGCCTCACGGCCGTGGTCGTGGGCCTCGGGTGGGACGTCCGTACCACCACGGGTACGGACTTCGACCTCGACGCCAGCGCCATCCTGACGAACGCCGAGGGCAAGGTCCGCAACGACCAGGACTTCGTGTTCTTCAACAACCTGAAGAGCGCGGACGGCTCGGTCGAGCACACCGGTGACAACACCACCGGTGAGGGCGAGGGCGACGACGAGCAGGTCAAGGTCGACCTCGCCTCGGTTCCGGCCGATGTCGACAAGATCGTGTTCCCGGTGTCGATCTACGACGCCGAGAGCCGTCAGCAGTCCTTCGGCCAGGTGCGCAACGCGTTCATCCGCGTCGTGAACCAGGCGGGCGGCACCGAGATCGCCCGTTACGACCTCTCCGAGGACGCCTCGACCGAGACCGCGATGGTCTTCGGTGAGCTGTACCGCAACGGGGCGGAGTGGAAGTTCCGCGCTGTCGGCCAGGGCTACGCGTCGGGTCTGCGCGGCATCGCGCAGGACTTCGGCGTCAACGTCTGA
- a CDS encoding peroxiredoxin: MAIEAGTKAPEIELKNQHGETVKLSDFRGEKNVVLLFYPFAFTGVCTGELCALRDELPKFVNDDVQLLAVSNDSPFSLRVFAEQEGLEYPLLSDFWPHGEASRAYGVFDEEKGCAVRGTFIIDKEGVVRWTVVNGLPDARDLNEYVKAIDAL, translated from the coding sequence ATGGCGATCGAGGCCGGCACCAAGGCTCCGGAGATCGAGCTCAAGAACCAGCACGGCGAGACCGTGAAGCTCTCGGACTTCCGGGGCGAGAAGAACGTGGTGCTGCTCTTCTACCCGTTCGCCTTCACCGGGGTGTGCACCGGGGAACTGTGTGCGCTGCGTGACGAGTTGCCGAAGTTCGTCAACGACGACGTGCAGCTGCTCGCCGTATCGAACGACTCCCCGTTCTCGCTGCGCGTCTTCGCCGAGCAGGAGGGCCTGGAGTACCCGCTCCTGAGCGACTTCTGGCCGCACGGCGAGGCCTCGCGCGCGTACGGCGTCTTCGACGAGGAGAAGGGCTGCGCGGTGCGCGGCACGTTCATCATCGACAAGGAGGGCGTCGTCCGCTGGACCGTCGTCAACGGCCTGCCCGACGCGCGTGACCTGAACGAGTACGTCAAGGCGATCGACGCCCTGTAG
- a CDS encoding DUF3052 domain-containing protein, with translation MSATADHAETNLAVRLGFQTDQVVQEIGYDDDVDQELRETIEAAIGSELVDEDYDDVADAVVLWFRDDDGDLTDALVDAIAYMEEGGSILLLTPKTGRDGYVEASEIGEAATTAGLTASKSVSAGKDWTASRLATPKAAAKKR, from the coding sequence GTGAGCGCGACCGCGGACCACGCGGAAACGAACCTTGCCGTAAGGCTTGGTTTCCAGACCGACCAGGTGGTCCAGGAGATCGGCTACGACGACGACGTCGATCAGGAGCTCCGAGAGACCATCGAGGCGGCTATCGGCTCCGAGCTCGTCGACGAGGACTACGACGACGTGGCTGACGCCGTGGTGCTCTGGTTCCGTGATGACGACGGGGACCTTACTGATGCGCTGGTGGATGCCATCGCTTACATGGAGGAGGGCGGGTCCATCCTGCTTCTGACGCCGAAGACCGGCCGCGACGGTTACGTCGAGGCCAGTGAGATCGGCGAGGCCGCCACTACGGCGGGCCTGACCGCGAGCAAGAGCGTCAGCGCGGGTAAGGACTGGACCGCAAGCCGTCTGGCCACACCGAAGGCAGCCGCCAAGAAGCGATAG
- the aceE gene encoding pyruvate dehydrogenase (acetyl-transferring), homodimeric type, producing MVSGSDRNPIIIGGLPSQVPDFDPEETQEWLDSLDAAIDERGRERARYLMLRLIERAREKRVAVPEMRSTDYINTIATKDEPFFPGNEDIERKVLNATRWNAAVMVSRAQRPGIGVGGHIATFASSASLYDVGFNHFFRGKDEGDGGDQVFFQGHASPGIYARAYLLDRLSEEQLDGFRQEKSKAPNGLSSYPHPRLMPDFWEFPTVSMGLGPLGAIFQARMNRYMEARGIADTSKSQVWAFLGDGEMDEPESLGQLSIAAREGLDNLTFVVNCNLQRLDGPVRGNGKIIQELESQFRGAGWNVIKLVWDRSWDPLLARDRDGVLVNRLNTTPDGQFQTYATETGDYIREHFFGDDHRLRAMVENMTDKEIQHLGRGGHDHKKIFAAFTAAREHKGQPTVILAQTVKGWTLGPNFEGRNATHQMKKLTVDDLKGFRDRLHIPITDAQLEGGAPPYYHPGRDSEEIQYMHDRRKALDGYVPTRVVRAKPLQLPDDKAYAGVKKGSGQQSIATTMAFVRLLKDLMRDKEIGKRFVLIAPDEYRTFGMDSFFPSAKIYNPLGQQYESVDRELLLAYKESATGQMLHDGISEAGCTASLIAAGSAYATHGEPLIPVYVFYSMFGFQRTGDQFWQMGDQLARGFVLGATAGRTTLTGEGLQHADGHSQLLASTNPACVAYDPAYAYEIAYIVKDGLRRMYGPTADGKPGEDVFYYLTVYNEPIQHPAEPADVDVEGILKGIHRISTGTSGSIPAQILASGVGVPWAIEAQQILAQDWNVRADVWSATSWNELRRDAVEVERHNLLHPEEEQRTPYVTQKLSGAQGPFVAVSDWMRAVPDQIARWVPGTYQSLGADGFGFADTRGAARRFFHIDAQSVVVGVLTELAREGKVDRSVLKQAIDRYQLLDVAAADPGAAGGDA from the coding sequence GTGGTTTCCGGATCCGATCGCAACCCGATCATCATTGGCGGTCTCCCCAGCCAGGTCCCGGACTTCGATCCCGAAGAGACCCAGGAGTGGCTCGACTCCCTTGACGCCGCAATCGACGAGCGCGGCCGCGAGCGGGCCCGGTACCTGATGCTCCGGCTGATCGAGCGGGCCCGCGAGAAGCGCGTGGCCGTGCCCGAGATGCGCAGCACGGACTACATCAACACGATCGCCACCAAGGACGAGCCGTTCTTCCCCGGCAACGAGGACATCGAGCGCAAGGTCCTCAACGCGACGCGGTGGAACGCGGCGGTGATGGTGTCCCGCGCCCAGCGGCCCGGCATCGGCGTGGGCGGTCACATCGCCACCTTCGCCTCCTCCGCCTCCCTGTACGACGTGGGCTTCAACCACTTCTTCCGCGGCAAGGACGAGGGCGACGGCGGTGACCAGGTCTTCTTCCAGGGCCACGCCTCTCCGGGCATCTACGCCCGCGCCTATCTCCTGGACCGGCTCAGCGAGGAGCAGCTCGACGGCTTCCGCCAGGAGAAGTCGAAGGCGCCCAACGGGCTGTCCTCGTACCCGCACCCGCGTCTGATGCCGGACTTCTGGGAGTTCCCCACCGTCTCCATGGGCCTCGGCCCGCTCGGCGCGATCTTCCAGGCCCGGATGAACCGCTACATGGAGGCCCGCGGCATCGCCGACACCTCCAAGTCGCAGGTGTGGGCCTTCCTCGGCGACGGCGAGATGGACGAGCCCGAGTCGCTGGGCCAGCTCTCCATCGCCGCCCGTGAGGGCCTCGACAACCTCACCTTCGTCGTCAACTGCAACCTGCAGCGCCTCGACGGCCCGGTGCGCGGCAACGGCAAGATCATCCAGGAGCTCGAGTCCCAGTTCCGCGGCGCCGGCTGGAACGTCATCAAGCTGGTCTGGGACCGCAGTTGGGACCCGCTGCTCGCGCGGGACCGGGACGGCGTCCTGGTCAACAGGCTGAACACAACGCCCGACGGCCAGTTCCAGACGTACGCCACGGAGACCGGCGACTACATCCGCGAACACTTCTTCGGCGACGACCACCGCCTGCGCGCGATGGTCGAGAACATGACCGACAAGGAGATCCAGCACCTGGGCCGCGGCGGTCACGACCACAAGAAGATCTTCGCCGCGTTCACCGCCGCCAGGGAGCACAAGGGGCAGCCGACGGTCATCCTGGCGCAGACGGTCAAGGGCTGGACCCTCGGCCCGAACTTCGAGGGCCGCAACGCCACGCACCAGATGAAGAAGCTGACGGTCGACGACCTCAAGGGCTTCCGCGACCGGCTGCACATCCCGATCACCGACGCGCAGCTGGAGGGCGGCGCCCCGCCGTACTACCACCCCGGCCGGGACTCCGAGGAGATCCAGTACATGCACGACCGCCGCAAGGCGCTGGACGGGTACGTCCCGACCCGCGTCGTGCGCGCGAAGCCCCTTCAGCTCCCGGACGACAAGGCGTACGCGGGCGTCAAGAAGGGCTCCGGGCAGCAGTCGATCGCCACCACGATGGCCTTCGTCCGGCTGCTCAAGGACCTGATGCGGGACAAGGAGATCGGCAAGCGCTTCGTGCTGATCGCCCCCGACGAGTACCGCACCTTCGGCATGGACTCCTTCTTCCCGAGCGCGAAGATCTACAACCCGCTCGGCCAGCAGTACGAGTCCGTCGACCGTGAACTCCTGCTCGCCTACAAGGAGTCGGCCACCGGCCAGATGCTGCACGACGGCATCTCGGAAGCGGGCTGCACGGCCTCGCTGATCGCCGCCGGATCCGCCTACGCGACCCACGGCGAGCCGCTGATCCCGGTCTATGTCTTCTACTCGATGTTCGGTTTCCAGCGCACCGGCGACCAGTTCTGGCAGATGGGCGACCAGCTGGCGCGCGGCTTCGTCCTCGGTGCGACCGCCGGCCGTACGACGCTGACCGGCGAGGGCCTCCAGCACGCGGACGGGCACTCGCAGCTGCTCGCCTCGACCAACCCCGCCTGCGTCGCCTACGACCCGGCGTACGCCTACGAGATCGCGTACATCGTCAAGGACGGTCTGCGCCGGATGTACGGACCGACCGCCGACGGCAAGCCGGGTGAGGACGTCTTCTACTACCTCACCGTCTACAACGAGCCGATCCAGCACCCCGCCGAACCGGCCGATGTCGACGTCGAGGGCATCCTCAAGGGCATCCACCGCATCAGCACCGGGACTTCGGGCTCGATCCCCGCCCAGATCCTGGCGTCGGGCGTCGGCGTCCCGTGGGCGATCGAGGCGCAGCAGATCCTCGCCCAGGACTGGAACGTGCGGGCCGACGTCTGGTCCGCCACATCGTGGAACGAACTGCGCCGCGACGCAGTGGAGGTGGAGCGCCACAACCTGCTGCACCCGGAAGAGGAGCAGCGCACGCCCTACGTGACGCAGAAGCTGTCCGGCGCGCAGGGGCCGTTCGTCGCGGTCTCCGACTGGATGCGCGCCGTCCCCGACCAGATCGCGCGGTGGGTGCCCGGCACGTACCAGTCGCTGGGTGCGGACGGTTTCGGTTTCGCGGACACCCGGGGCGCCGCACGTCGCTTCTTCCACATCGACGCCCAATCGGTGGTGGTCGGGGTGCTCACGGAGCTGGCGCGCGAGGGCAAGGTCGACCGCTCGGTCCTCAAGCAGGCGATCGACCGCTACCAGCTGCTCGATGTCGCGGCCGCCGATCCCGGCGCGGCCGGGGGCGACGCCTGA
- a CDS encoding small hydrophobic protein yields the protein MMAGFGHTTRKHPRSRGRAGSRTGPDRASLGIIGLICAIVGFFSLGIVFGPVAVVCGWLAMGRRWTGTQSVPALVAVVLGAIVTLLAVVSLASAAGPLAGGAF from the coding sequence ATGATGGCGGGCTTCGGACACACCACGCGCAAGCACCCCCGCTCACGTGGCCGCGCAGGGTCACGGACCGGGCCGGACCGCGCGTCGCTCGGAATCATCGGCCTCATCTGCGCGATCGTCGGCTTCTTCAGCCTGGGGATCGTGTTCGGACCGGTCGCCGTCGTCTGCGGTTGGCTGGCCATGGGCCGACGCTGGACCGGCACACAGTCGGTACCGGCACTCGTCGCGGTCGTGCTCGGCGCGATCGTCACTCTGCTCGCGGTGGTCTCGCTGGCCTCTGCGGCAGGGCCGCTCGCGGGAGGAGCGTTCTGA
- a CDS encoding peptidase inhibitor family I36 protein, with product MRTFMTTAAAATALAAVALTPGLATAAAPPTLGDCAAGELCLWGKSGFKGSRHAYELADIDIESCIALPEGSSAASLANRTGRPVTTYQSAVCAETGEFQTYPGSGTWEPESPYRARAFKVWEQ from the coding sequence ATGCGTACTTTCATGACCACGGCTGCCGCCGCGACCGCGCTCGCCGCGGTGGCGCTCACTCCGGGCCTCGCCACCGCGGCGGCGCCACCGACCTTGGGCGACTGCGCGGCGGGGGAGCTGTGTCTGTGGGGCAAGAGCGGGTTCAAGGGGTCCCGGCACGCCTATGAGCTGGCCGATATCGACATCGAGAGCTGCATCGCGCTGCCGGAGGGGAGCAGCGCGGCGTCCCTCGCCAACCGCACGGGCCGTCCCGTCACCACCTACCAATCCGCGGTGTGCGCGGAGACCGGCGAGTTCCAGACGTACCCGGGCAGCGGGACGTGGGAGCCCGAATCCCCTTACCGCGCGCGGGCGTTCAAGGTCTGGGAGCAATAA
- a CDS encoding MFS transporter, translated as MTSQTTVDKADRVPEPEHVPAPTKGLRGHPWLTLFSVAIGVMMVALDGTIVAIANPTIKKDLGATFADVQWITNGYFLALAVTLITAGKLGDRFGHRQTFLIGVVGFAAASGAIGLSDSIAFVVTFRVLQGLFGALLMPAALGLLRATFPAEKLNMAIGIWGMVIGASTAGGPIVGGLLVEHVSWQSVFFINVPIGVLALALGVFILLDHRAENAPRSFDILGIVLLSGAMFCLVWALIKAPTWGWGDGMTWTFIAGSVLCFVLFALWETRVAEPLIPLALFRSVPLSAGVVLMVLMAIAFMGGLFFVTFYLQNVHGMSPVESGMHLLPLTGMMIVGSPLAGAMITKFGPRVPLAGGMTLTAVAMYGMSTLEPGTGSGIMSVWFALLGLGLAPVMVGATEVIVGNAPLELSGVAGGLQQAAMQIGGSLGTAVLGAVMASKVDSDLAGNWTGAGLPPLTHAQLGQASEAVQVGVAPVPPGAPPALAEKITGVAQDTFISGMSMACLVAAGVAVVAIFVALLTKRGENAEAGAGAAHI; from the coding sequence ATGACTAGTCAGACCACTGTCGACAAGGCGGATCGGGTTCCGGAGCCCGAGCACGTCCCGGCACCGACCAAGGGGCTGCGCGGTCACCCCTGGTTGACACTTTTCTCCGTCGCGATCGGCGTCATGATGGTCGCCCTCGACGGCACCATCGTCGCGATCGCCAACCCGACTATTAAGAAGGACCTCGGCGCGACCTTCGCCGACGTCCAGTGGATCACCAACGGCTACTTCCTCGCCCTCGCGGTCACGCTGATCACCGCGGGCAAGCTCGGTGACCGATTCGGTCACCGGCAGACGTTCCTCATCGGTGTCGTCGGCTTCGCCGCCGCGTCGGGGGCCATCGGCCTGTCCGACAGCATCGCCTTCGTCGTCACCTTCCGCGTGCTCCAGGGCCTGTTCGGGGCACTGCTCATGCCTGCCGCGCTCGGCCTGCTGCGCGCCACGTTCCCCGCCGAGAAGCTGAACATGGCGATCGGTATCTGGGGCATGGTCATCGGCGCCTCGACCGCCGGTGGGCCGATCGTCGGCGGGCTGCTCGTCGAGCACGTCAGCTGGCAGTCGGTCTTCTTCATCAACGTCCCCATCGGCGTTCTCGCCCTGGCCCTGGGGGTTTTCATCCTCCTGGACCACCGTGCCGAGAACGCGCCGCGGTCCTTCGACATCCTCGGCATCGTGCTGCTGTCCGGCGCGATGTTCTGCCTGGTCTGGGCGCTCATCAAGGCGCCGACCTGGGGCTGGGGCGACGGCATGACCTGGACGTTCATAGCCGGTTCTGTGCTGTGCTTCGTGCTGTTCGCGCTCTGGGAGACCCGCGTCGCCGAACCACTCATCCCGCTGGCCCTGTTCCGGTCCGTGCCGTTGTCGGCCGGTGTGGTGCTGATGGTGCTGATGGCCATCGCGTTCATGGGCGGACTGTTCTTCGTGACGTTCTACCTCCAGAACGTGCACGGCATGAGCCCGGTCGAGAGCGGAATGCACCTGCTGCCGCTGACCGGCATGATGATCGTCGGCTCCCCGCTGGCGGGGGCGATGATCACGAAGTTCGGCCCTCGTGTCCCGCTGGCCGGCGGCATGACGCTGACCGCCGTCGCCATGTACGGGATGTCCACGCTGGAACCGGGAACGGGCAGCGGGATCATGTCCGTCTGGTTCGCCCTGCTGGGGCTCGGCCTCGCGCCCGTGATGGTCGGAGCGACGGAAGTCATCGTGGGCAACGCCCCGTTGGAGCTCTCCGGCGTGGCCGGCGGACTCCAGCAGGCCGCGATGCAGATCGGCGGAAGCCTCGGCACCGCCGTGCTCGGCGCCGTCATGGCGTCCAAGGTCGACAGCGATCTCGCCGGGAACTGGACGGGCGCCGGGCTCCCGCCGCTCACGCACGCCCAGCTGGGCCAGGCGTCGGAGGCGGTCCAGGTCGGTGTCGCGCCGGTGCCGCCGGGCGCCCCGCCGGCGCTCGCCGAGAAGATCACGGGCGTTGCGCAGGACACCTTCATCTCGGGCATGAGCATGGCCTGCCTGGTCGCCGCGGGTGTCGCCGTCGTCGCCATCTTCGTCGCGCTGCTCACCAAGCGCGGAGAGAACGCGGAGGCGGGCGCGGGCGCAGCGCACATCTGA
- a CDS encoding TetR/AcrR family transcriptional regulator, giving the protein MTDRINLRELKKQRTRNALLRTALELFTTQGFDRTTVDEIADACGVSQRTFFRYFANKEEVALAVQQTVESRFVAALHERPLGESPFEALRRTVLGTWDAMSRVVEELIPLELHMRTYQMIESTPSLLAVHLRRSIELEEELARVVAEREGLDVDSDPRPRVAVAAFGGVMRMTGRLWGAGEDASIESIRALTESYLDHLRPSLAGQWRRDQG; this is encoded by the coding sequence ATGACGGATCGAATCAACCTGCGTGAACTCAAGAAGCAACGCACTCGAAACGCCTTGCTGCGCACCGCACTTGAGCTCTTCACGACCCAGGGGTTCGACCGGACGACGGTCGACGAGATCGCCGACGCATGCGGAGTGTCCCAGCGCACGTTCTTCCGGTATTTCGCGAACAAGGAGGAGGTCGCGCTCGCGGTGCAGCAGACGGTGGAGTCCCGCTTCGTCGCCGCGCTGCATGAACGCCCCTTGGGGGAAAGCCCGTTCGAGGCGCTGCGGCGGACCGTACTCGGCACATGGGATGCGATGAGTCGCGTCGTGGAGGAGCTCATCCCGCTCGAACTCCACATGCGGACCTACCAGATGATCGAGTCGACCCCCTCCCTGCTCGCCGTTCACCTGCGCCGCTCCATCGAACTGGAAGAGGAACTCGCGCGCGTGGTCGCCGAACGCGAAGGCCTCGACGTGGACAGTGATCCGCGGCCGCGTGTGGCCGTCGCCGCCTTCGGTGGCGTCATGCGGATGACCGGACGCCTGTGGGGCGCGGGAGAGGACGCGAGCATCGAATCGATCCGCGCGCTCACCGAGTCGTACCTGGATCACTTGAGGCCTTCACTGGCCGGGCAATGGCGCCGCGACCAGGGATGA
- a CDS encoding alpha/beta hydrolase produces the protein MTSFDTSPQLNVWRALLALVVVFVMLATTGWTAVRHQRGVTSPLQTALTSWEHGRINGHALPAHDGSPNRLAHFFGSLSAHQRGELAARYPLAVGNMNGAPVELRYRANRIALDQARQVEHKRMYDNRLSSVGHADAKKRMNRFASLEKPDRKILSFDPLGAGRVAEVFGDLDKAQRVSVVVPGVDTNVLTFERTSRQYSAPVGMARSLYGAERSASPHTRTAVVAWADYTAPAGLGVDAATAMRAEDGAVRLNAMLRGLPGRSSVALYCHSYGSVVCGVAAHHMPGRVSDIAVAGSPGMHAQSAAGLNTHARVWAMRDKDDWIQDIPYMEVGGLGHGADPVSSAFGARVLAAGDSKGHTGYFVPGTESLANFADIGTGGYKTVHCAGGGQGCLDGFSGNVSA, from the coding sequence GTGACTTCCTTCGATACCTCTCCCCAACTCAACGTCTGGCGCGCACTGCTTGCGCTGGTCGTCGTGTTCGTCATGCTGGCCACCACCGGCTGGACCGCGGTGCGTCATCAGCGAGGCGTCACATCTCCGCTCCAGACCGCGCTCACTTCTTGGGAGCACGGCCGGATAAACGGACATGCACTGCCCGCGCACGACGGCTCCCCCAACCGCCTCGCGCATTTCTTCGGCTCGCTGAGCGCCCACCAGCGCGGCGAGCTCGCCGCCCGGTATCCGCTCGCGGTCGGCAATATGAACGGTGCACCTGTAGAGCTGCGCTATCGCGCCAACCGCATCGCGCTCGACCAGGCCCGCCAGGTCGAGCACAAGCGCATGTACGACAACCGGTTGTCGTCCGTCGGACACGCCGACGCGAAGAAGCGCATGAACCGGTTCGCGTCCCTGGAGAAGCCCGATCGCAAGATCCTCTCCTTCGACCCTCTGGGCGCCGGCCGGGTCGCCGAGGTCTTCGGTGACCTCGACAAGGCCCAGCGGGTGTCCGTCGTGGTGCCGGGAGTGGACACGAACGTGCTCACCTTCGAGCGCACGTCCCGCCAGTACTCGGCACCCGTGGGCATGGCGCGCTCCCTGTACGGCGCCGAGCGCAGCGCCAGTCCGCACACGCGTACCGCGGTCGTCGCGTGGGCCGACTACACCGCGCCGGCCGGCCTGGGTGTGGACGCCGCCACGGCGATGCGCGCCGAGGACGGAGCAGTGCGGCTCAACGCCATGCTGCGCGGTCTGCCCGGCCGGTCCTCCGTCGCCCTGTACTGCCACAGCTACGGCTCGGTGGTGTGCGGCGTCGCGGCGCACCACATGCCGGGGCGGGTCAGCGACATCGCGGTGGCGGGCAGTCCCGGTATGCACGCCCAGAGCGCGGCGGGCCTGAACACGCACGCGCGCGTGTGGGCCATGCGCGACAAGGACGACTGGATCCAGGACATTCCCTACATGGAGGTGGGCGGTCTCGGTCACGGAGCGGACCCCGTCTCCTCCGCTTTCGGCGCACGCGTCCTCGCGGCCGGCGACTCCAAGGGGCACACCGGCTACTTCGTGCCGGGCACCGAGAGCCTCGCCAACTTCGCCGACATCGGCACCGGCGGGTACAAGACAGTGCACTGCGCCGGCGGAGGTCAGGGCTGTCTGGACGGTTTCTCCGGGAACGTCTCCGCCTGA
- a CDS encoding DUF4429 domain-containing protein, translating to MGDVLAGFHAAWEFESDSVLIRFERGIRTPKLLQALGERRIPLEAVAAVSLTPGKRGTVVLHAVPRPGADPLMDAAAGQLKEGSDPYRLVLPAERETLGEYYADELRAKISDHEDVRPEKYLVAPPEAPRQFKAYDGKATFDGDSVAFRWFWTGASSAKWKAGDKTFPISDLSGVEWRSPELFEGHLRLLPRDASGEQPGQADQDPAAVVFGLGYGPVHESLPFAASVLAAVRASGPAPPQGGALCTESAGAGRRDPADIADRIRHLGELHQAGLVTDAEFTSKKAELLAEL from the coding sequence ATGGGTGACGTACTGGCCGGATTTCATGCCGCCTGGGAGTTCGAGTCCGACTCCGTGCTCATCCGCTTCGAACGGGGGATCCGCACGCCGAAGCTCCTTCAGGCGCTGGGCGAACGCCGCATCCCCCTGGAAGCGGTCGCGGCGGTGTCCCTGACGCCTGGAAAACGCGGGACCGTCGTGCTGCACGCGGTGCCGCGGCCGGGCGCGGACCCCCTGATGGACGCTGCTGCGGGTCAGCTCAAGGAGGGGAGCGACCCGTACCGCCTCGTGCTGCCAGCCGAGCGGGAGACGCTCGGCGAGTACTACGCGGACGAGCTGCGGGCGAAGATCTCCGACCACGAAGACGTGCGCCCGGAAAAGTATCTGGTGGCGCCTCCAGAGGCGCCCCGGCAGTTCAAGGCCTACGACGGGAAGGCCACGTTCGACGGAGACTCGGTGGCCTTCCGGTGGTTCTGGACCGGGGCGTCCTCCGCGAAATGGAAGGCCGGGGACAAGACGTTCCCGATCTCGGACCTGAGCGGCGTCGAATGGCGCTCGCCCGAACTCTTCGAGGGCCATCTGCGCCTGCTGCCCCGGGACGCTTCCGGGGAACAGCCCGGTCAGGCGGACCAGGACCCGGCCGCGGTCGTCTTCGGCCTCGGCTACGGTCCGGTGCACGAGTCACTGCCGTTCGCCGCCTCGGTGCTGGCGGCCGTGCGGGCGTCCGGACCGGCGCCGCCGCAGGGCGGGGCGTTGTGCACCGAATCGGCGGGGGCCGGAAGGCGCGATCCCGCGGACATCGCCGACCGCATCCGGCACCTGGGCGAGCTGCACCAGGCGGGTCTGGTGACCGACGCGGAGTTCACGTCGAAGAAGGCCGAGCTGCTCGCCGAGCTGTGA
- a CDS encoding sensor histidine kinase: MSTAPPSPEKTPRPPDDGSGPAGSRRMTGAVRGLGDRIAWAGSTLTAALGDDRSEPLLAHAPRRWMRLLPYLLALGFTAALIPTTTQVLANDYGVGGGLAAAIGVAQSAPLVLAVSRPLTAWYIMITAAVLGAIPVLQGDAHNPSPWTVMMIVAYVVLCIALALRESRRVLVNIWLVTVAASIVVGIFRDSTSQDTGVLLIVLSGGVLLLGALLRERGETRRKLVAQETISEAERTRRTLLEERARIARELHDVVAHHMSVITVQADSAPYRLQDLPDEAREEFESIATGARASLTEMRRLLAVLRSEEAQGDLVPQPGLAHLPQLVEATVRGGVPAELSYPELALVVELAQVSPAVDLSAYRIVQEALSNVVRHAPGARTQISISLDGDALLVVVVNGPAAEPVSPVESTAGTGHGLIGMNERVRLVGGTLDVGPLPDGGFRVAARLPLSVPDSPTA; encoded by the coding sequence ATGAGCACTGCACCGCCATCTCCCGAGAAAACGCCCCGCCCGCCGGACGACGGTTCCGGCCCGGCGGGCTCTCGGCGCATGACCGGAGCGGTGCGTGGGCTGGGCGACCGGATTGCCTGGGCCGGTTCGACACTCACCGCGGCCCTGGGCGACGACCGGTCGGAGCCCCTGCTGGCACACGCGCCCCGCCGTTGGATGCGGCTGTTGCCCTATCTGCTCGCGCTGGGCTTCACCGCGGCGCTGATCCCGACCACGACCCAGGTATTGGCGAACGACTACGGGGTCGGCGGCGGACTGGCCGCTGCGATCGGCGTGGCCCAGTCCGCTCCCCTGGTCCTCGCGGTGAGCCGCCCGCTGACCGCCTGGTACATCATGATCACCGCGGCCGTGCTGGGCGCGATCCCTGTGCTTCAGGGGGACGCCCACAATCCCTCGCCGTGGACGGTCATGATGATCGTGGCCTACGTGGTGCTGTGCATCGCGCTGGCTCTGCGGGAGAGCCGTCGCGTTCTCGTGAACATCTGGCTGGTCACCGTCGCCGCCAGCATCGTGGTCGGCATCTTCCGCGACAGCACCAGTCAGGACACGGGGGTGCTCCTCATCGTCCTGAGCGGTGGGGTGCTGCTCCTGGGCGCCCTGCTGCGGGAGCGCGGCGAGACCAGACGCAAGCTCGTCGCGCAGGAGACGATCAGCGAGGCCGAGCGGACCCGCAGAACACTGCTCGAGGAGCGGGCCAGGATCGCGCGCGAGCTGCACGACGTCGTCGCCCACCACATGTCGGTGATCACCGTGCAGGCGGACTCCGCGCCCTACCGGCTGCAGGACCTGCCCGACGAGGCACGCGAGGAGTTCGAGTCGATCGCCACGGGTGCGCGCGCGTCACTGACCGAGATGCGCCGTCTCCTCGCGGTCCTGCGCAGCGAAGAGGCGCAGGGCGACCTGGTCCCGCAGCCCGGCCTCGCGCACCTGCCGCAGCTGGTCGAGGCGACCGTACGAGGCGGGGTGCCGGCCGAGCTGTCCTATCCGGAGCTGGCTCTCGTCGTGGAGCTGGCCCAGGTGTCTCCGGCGGTGGACCTCTCCGCGTACCGCATCGTGCAGGAGGCGCTGTCGAACGTGGTGCGGCATGCTCCGGGTGCACGGACCCAGATCTCCATCAGCCTCGACGGGGACGCCCTGCTGGTGGTCGTGGTCAACGGGCCGGCCGCGGAACCGGTATCGCCTGTCGAATCGACCGCCGGTACCGGACACGGGCTGATAGGGATGAACGAGCGCGTACGGTTGGTCGGCGGCACGCTGGACGTGGGCCCGCTGCCCGACGGAGGTTTCCGTGTCGCGGCCCGGCTCCCATTGAGCGTGCCCGACTCCCCGACGGCATAA